A window of the Lepus europaeus isolate LE1 chromosome 5, mLepTim1.pri, whole genome shotgun sequence genome harbors these coding sequences:
- the RNF223 gene encoding RING finger protein 223 has translation MPGTGGAHTAEGGLPDQCHRTAAGSRPFLEGHLPGGAEARPSPGEPRSPEPQSPAVARTDNAQEPLTPGHQLRAMASGQQVWHTAVPPPRQSSCTAGEPGSPGTPGSEKVASPLECSICFSGYDNVFKTPKELACTHVFCLECLARLAAAQPAGRPGGDTVPCPFCRQPTAVPAAGAPALRTSQELQAKMPVHLRREEPVWLEGTKLCSRPLPATPGRAVPGVVCVDVGLRKPPECAPPVPGPAPRRGRLERCWARCWDWRRLALVSLLLLLLSCVVLWPVQCALKTGSLRCLPRHPAAPPTSAALSLGPLANT, from the exons ATGCCCGGAACTGGCGGAGCACACACGGCAGAGGGTGGCTTGCCAGACCAGTGCCACAGGACAGCTGCTGGCAGCCGGCCATTCCTGGAGGGACACCTGCCAGGtggagcagaggccaggcccagcccgggggagcccaggagcccagagcctcaaagcccagctgtggccagaaCGGACAATGCCCAGGAGCCACTGACCCCCGGCCACCAG CTCAGAGCCATGGCCTCAGGCCAGCAGGTGTGGCACACGGCAGTGCCACCCCCACGCCAGAGCAGCTGCACAGCCGGGGAGCCCGGGTCCCCTGGTACCCCTGGCTCAGAGAAGGTGGCCTCACCGCTGGAGTGCTCCATCTGCTTCTCAGGCTACGACAACGTCTTCAAGACGCCCAAGGAGCTGGCCTGCACCCATGTCTTCTGTCTGGAGTGTCTGGCCCGGCTGGCGGCCGCCCAGCCCGCTGGCCGCCCTGGCGGGGACACCGTGCCCTGCCCATTCTGCAGGCAGCCCACGGCCGTGCCGGCCGCCGGGGCGCCCGCGCTGCGcaccagccaggagctgcaggccaAGATGCCGGTGCACCTGCGGCGCGAGGAGCCCGTGTGGCTCGAGGGCACCAAGCTCTGCTCccggccactgcctgccacacccgGCCGCGCGGTCCCGGGCGTCGTGTGCGTGGATGTGGGCCTCCGCAAGCCTCCCGAGTGTGCCCCGCCtgtgcccggccccgccccccgccgcggTCGTCTAGAGCGCTGCTGGGCGCGCTGCTGGGACTGGCGGCGCCTGGCGCTGGtgtcgctgctgctgctgctgctgagctgTGTGGTGCTCTGGCCCGTGCAGTGCGCGCTCAAGACTGGAAGCCTGCGCTGCCTCCCCCGGCACCCGGCAGCCCCCCCAACCTCGGCGGCCCTCTCTCTCGGGCCTTTGGCCAACACCTAG
- the C5H1orf159 gene encoding uncharacterized protein C1orf159 homolog isoform X1, producing MALRCLVFLAGLLVGVASKSTESMAQQPECCVDVVDVNASCPGTSLCGPGCYRRWNADGSASCTRCRNATVPAPGGSACRGWGPPVAASLFLGTFFVSSGLILSVAGFFYLKRSSKLPRIFLRGDKGCHDPHTTVLSAEATLHQAGAAPGQDHGPCCLRGGGPHQQRVTWSLPRRAQHCRPRASC from the exons ATGGCTCTGCGGTGCCTTGTATTCCTGGCTGGCCTTCTGGTAGGTGTGGCCAGCAAGTCCACCGAAAGCATG gcccagcagcccGAGTGTTGTGTGGACGTGGTGGACGTGAACGCCAGCTGCCCAGGCACGAGCCTCTGTGGCCCAG GCTGCTACCGGCGCTGGAATGCCGACGGCAGTGCCAGCTGCACCCGCTGCAGGaacgccactgtgccagcccccggCGGCTCCGCGTGCAGAGGCT GGGGCCCCCCCGTGGCTGCCTCCCTCTTCCTGGGGACATTCTTCGTCAGCTCGGGCCTCATCCTCTCCGTTGCCGGCTTCTTCTACCTGAAGCGCTCCAGTAAGCTCCCCCGGATCTTCCTCAGAGGAGACAAAG GCTGCCATGATCCCCACACCACTGTCCTCAG TGCGGAAGCCACGCTACATCAGGCGGGAGCGGCCCCTGGCCAGGACCACGGACCCTGCTGCCTTCGCGGTGGAGGCCCGCATCAGCAACGTGTGACCTGGAGCCTTCCAAGACGAGCCCAGCACTGCCGTCCGCGTGCCTCCTGCTGA
- the C5H1orf159 gene encoding uncharacterized protein C1orf159 homolog isoform X3, with translation MSVALVLQGQAQQPECCVDVVDVNASCPGTSLCGPGCYRRWNADGSASCTRCRNATVPAPGGSACRGWGPPVAASLFLGTFFVSSGLILSVAGFFYLKRSSKLPRIFLRGDKGCHDPHTTVLSAEATLHQAGAAPGQDHGPCCLRGGGPHQQRVTWSLPRRAQHCRPRASC, from the exons ATGTCTGTAGCTCTTGTCCTGCAGGGGCAG gcccagcagcccGAGTGTTGTGTGGACGTGGTGGACGTGAACGCCAGCTGCCCAGGCACGAGCCTCTGTGGCCCAG GCTGCTACCGGCGCTGGAATGCCGACGGCAGTGCCAGCTGCACCCGCTGCAGGaacgccactgtgccagcccccggCGGCTCCGCGTGCAGAGGCT GGGGCCCCCCCGTGGCTGCCTCCCTCTTCCTGGGGACATTCTTCGTCAGCTCGGGCCTCATCCTCTCCGTTGCCGGCTTCTTCTACCTGAAGCGCTCCAGTAAGCTCCCCCGGATCTTCCTCAGAGGAGACAAAG GCTGCCATGATCCCCACACCACTGTCCTCAG TGCGGAAGCCACGCTACATCAGGCGGGAGCGGCCCCTGGCCAGGACCACGGACCCTGCTGCCTTCGCGGTGGAGGCCCGCATCAGCAACGTGTGACCTGGAGCCTTCCAAGACGAGCCCAGCACTGCCGTCCGCGTGCCTCCTGCTGA
- the C5H1orf159 gene encoding uncharacterized protein C1orf159 homolog isoform X4, producing the protein MALRCLVFLAGLLVGVASKSTESMAQQPECCVDVVDVNASCPGTSLCGPGGPPVAASLFLGTFFVSSGLILSVAGFFYLKRSSKLPRIFLRGDKGCHDPHTTVLSAEATLHQAGAAPGQDHGPCCLRGGGPHQQRVTWSLPRRAQHCRPRASC; encoded by the exons ATGGCTCTGCGGTGCCTTGTATTCCTGGCTGGCCTTCTGGTAGGTGTGGCCAGCAAGTCCACCGAAAGCATG gcccagcagcccGAGTGTTGTGTGGACGTGGTGGACGTGAACGCCAGCTGCCCAGGCACGAGCCTCTGTGGCCCAG GGGGCCCCCCCGTGGCTGCCTCCCTCTTCCTGGGGACATTCTTCGTCAGCTCGGGCCTCATCCTCTCCGTTGCCGGCTTCTTCTACCTGAAGCGCTCCAGTAAGCTCCCCCGGATCTTCCTCAGAGGAGACAAAG GCTGCCATGATCCCCACACCACTGTCCTCAG TGCGGAAGCCACGCTACATCAGGCGGGAGCGGCCCCTGGCCAGGACCACGGACCCTGCTGCCTTCGCGGTGGAGGCCCGCATCAGCAACGTGTGACCTGGAGCCTTCCAAGACGAGCCCAGCACTGCCGTCCGCGTGCCTCCTGCTGA
- the C5H1orf159 gene encoding uncharacterized protein C1orf159 homolog isoform X2: protein MALRCLVFLAGLLVGVASKSTESMAQQPECCVDVVDVNASCPGTSLCGPGCYRRWNADGSASCTRCRNATVPAPGGSACRGWGPPVAASLFLGTFFVSSGLILSVAGFFYLKRSSKLPRIFLRGDKAPAVQPGEAAAMIPTPLSSVRKPRYIRRERPLARTTDPAAFAVEARISNV, encoded by the exons ATGGCTCTGCGGTGCCTTGTATTCCTGGCTGGCCTTCTGGTAGGTGTGGCCAGCAAGTCCACCGAAAGCATG gcccagcagcccGAGTGTTGTGTGGACGTGGTGGACGTGAACGCCAGCTGCCCAGGCACGAGCCTCTGTGGCCCAG GCTGCTACCGGCGCTGGAATGCCGACGGCAGTGCCAGCTGCACCCGCTGCAGGaacgccactgtgccagcccccggCGGCTCCGCGTGCAGAGGCT GGGGCCCCCCCGTGGCTGCCTCCCTCTTCCTGGGGACATTCTTCGTCAGCTCGGGCCTCATCCTCTCCGTTGCCGGCTTCTTCTACCTGAAGCGCTCCAGTAAGCTCCCCCGGATCTTCCTCAGAGGAGACAAAG CCCCAGCCGTGCAGCCTGGTGAAGCT GCTGCCATGATCCCCACACCACTGTCCTCAG TGCGGAAGCCACGCTACATCAGGCGGGAGCGGCCCCTGGCCAGGACCACGGACCCTGCTGCCTTCGCGGTGGAGGCCCGCATCAGCAACGTGTGA